The Moraxella nasicaprae sequence CTATGCATTATCCCGCTTGGAAATATGTGCTGATTGCTCTTGTGTTGTTCATCGCAGGCATTTATGCACTACCAAATCTCTATCCTGATGAACCTGCGGTACAAATCACGGGTGCTAGTGCAGGTACACAGCTGACTGAGGAGGTCTTAACTCAGGCTCAATCAGCATTAAGCGAGGCAGGACTTGACCATCATGATGGTAGTTTTGCCAATAATAGTGCCTTAGTCCGCTTAAATAATTCCGAAGACCAGCTAAAAGCCCAAGAAGTTCTACGCCGTAAATTGGGCGAAAACTATGTGGTTGCTCTCAACCTTGCCCAAACCACGCCAGAATGGCTGACCAAAATCGGTGCAAAACCAATGAAACTGGGTCTAGACTTGCGTGGCGGTGTGCGTTTTGTGCTTGAAGTGGACATGGACAAGGCATTGGAACAACGCCTAAGCACTGCCAGCCAAGATGTTCGCCGAGCTTTGCGTGCTGAGCAGATTCCTGTGCAGTCAATGCGTACCACCAAACAAGGCTTGATGCTGACCTTTGGCAGCAATGAGCAACGCAATCAGGCTCAAACTGTTCTACAAAAAAACATGGGTCTTGATTTTGCTTTGCGTCCGCTCATGGATACACAAGGCCCTGCCCTTGAAATGGTATATACCGAAGCCAAACTTGCTGAGATTAACGAATATGCCGTCAGCCAAAACTTGACCACCTTGCGTAATCGTATCAATGAGCTTGGTGTGGCAGAGGCATTGGTTCAATCACAAGGTTCAAACCGCATCGTGGTTGAGTTACCTGGCGTCCAAGACACCGCCGAAGCTAAGCGTGTGCTTGGTCGTACTGCCAACCTAGAATTTCGTATGGTGAGCGAAGAAGCTGCCAATTATACAGGCGGCATTCCACCTGCTGGTACGGAGGCTTTCCCGTTTGGTACCACAGACGGCCCTGCGGTTTTGCTTGACAAACAAGCCATCGTAACAGGCGAAAAAGTACAAGGTGCACAGCCAGGCGTGGGTGAAGATGGTCGTTCGGAGGTTTCTATCACGCTAGATACCGCAGGCGGTCGTTTGATGCAAAATGCCACTCGTACAGCCGTAGGCAAACAAATGGCGGTCTTGTTTATTGAGCATAAACAAAAAATCAGTTATGAGCCAGACCCAGCCACAGGCGAGCTGGTCG is a genomic window containing:
- the secD gene encoding protein translocase subunit SecD; translated protein: MHYPAWKYVLIALVLFIAGIYALPNLYPDEPAVQITGASAGTQLTEEVLTQAQSALSEAGLDHHDGSFANNSALVRLNNSEDQLKAQEVLRRKLGENYVVALNLAQTTPEWLTKIGAKPMKLGLDLRGGVRFVLEVDMDKALEQRLSTASQDVRRALRAEQIPVQSMRTTKQGLMLTFGSNEQRNQAQTVLQKNMGLDFALRPLMDTQGPALEMVYTEAKLAEINEYAVSQNLTTLRNRINELGVAEALVQSQGSNRIVVELPGVQDTAEAKRVLGRTANLEFRMVSEEAANYTGGIPPAGTEAFPFGTTDGPAVLLDKQAIVTGEKVQGAQPGVGEDGRSEVSITLDTAGGRLMQNATRTAVGKQMAVLFIEHKQKISYEPDPATGELVEKRTPYSEMRVINRATIQAVLGSSFRITGLDSEAEASELALLLRSGALAAPMYFVEERTIGPSLGQENIDKGIFSTQVGYLLVFLWMIIFYRAFGVIANIALAFNVIIMVAIMSIIGSSLTLPGIAGIVLTIGMAVDANVLIFERIREELANGARAKGAIVAGFDRAFSSIFDANITTLLVAFILFAIGTGPIKGFAITLAIGIVTSLFTAILVTRAMIQIWYGKRKNLTKLSIG